Proteins from a single region of Deltaproteobacteria bacterium:
- a CDS encoding dihydroorotate dehydrogenase electron transfer subunit: MQTKILYNKQILPLYYKIGINWQPLPNIQPGQFVMLHFTNYIDPLLRRPFGVYRIIDEGIEILYKVVGKGTRLMTGLRQGDMVDMLGPLGNGFPNSLSSPFANGGQRGLNILMVAGGIGIAPFYLLAESCQLSAISLKLLFGGRGKDDLPDLEDFKKLDIAMEISTQDGSVGKKGLVTDLLKKEVTKKDDCVVYACGPKGMLKEVAKIAEDADVPCHVSLDNAMACGMGACLGCAVKVRSQKSGVRGQGSEGLNIDPRSPIPDPVYKMVCKDGPVFDAREIEWEKV; encoded by the coding sequence ATGCAAACCAAAATTCTCTACAACAAACAAATACTTCCTCTCTACTATAAGATAGGAATCAATTGGCAGCCTTTGCCGAATATTCAGCCGGGACAGTTTGTCATGCTCCATTTTACAAATTATATTGATCCTCTGCTGAGGAGACCGTTTGGGGTGTATAGGATTATAGACGAAGGCATTGAAATCCTTTATAAGGTGGTTGGAAAAGGAACGAGGCTGATGACAGGTTTAAGGCAAGGTGATATGGTAGACATGCTTGGCCCTTTAGGCAATGGCTTTCCTAACTCCCTTTCATCCCCCTTTGCTAACGGGGGACAGAGGGGGTTGAATATACTCATGGTTGCCGGCGGCATTGGCATTGCGCCATTTTATTTGTTGGCTGAAAGCTGTCAGCTATCAGCTATCAGCTTGAAACTTCTATTTGGCGGAAGGGGCAAAGATGATTTGCCGGATTTAGAGGATTTTAAGAAACTTGATATTGCAATGGAAATTTCCACGCAAGACGGAAGCGTGGGAAAAAAGGGATTGGTAACGGATCTGCTCAAAAAGGAAGTTACAAAAAAAGATGATTGTGTCGTGTACGCATGCGGCCCAAAAGGTATGTTGAAAGAGGTTGCAAAAATAGCTGAAGATGCAGATGTTCCCTGCCATGTATCTTTAGATAACGCAATGGCATGCGGCATGGGAGCCTGCCTTGGATGTGCTGTAAAAGTCAGGAGTCAGAAGTCAGGGGTCAGGGGTCAGGGGTCAGAAGGTTTAAACATCGATCCCCGATCCCCGATCCCCGACCCCGTCTATAAAATGGTCTGCAAGGACGGGCCAGTGTTTGACGCAAGGGAGATAGAATGGGAAAAGGTGTAA